One segment of Streptomyces sp. TG1A-8 DNA contains the following:
- the thrC gene encoding threonine synthase — protein MAVQTVASTSTTTVDLGPAAALSCRECGHRVPLGPVFACEECFGPLEIAYDFSAYDAEGLRARIEAGPANIWRYAPLLPVPADVADRPNINPGWTKLVKADNLARELGVTGGLYVKDDSGNPTHSFKDRVVAQALEAARAFGFTTLSCSSTGNLAGAVGAAAARAGLRSCVFIPHDLEQGKVVMAAVYGGELVGIEGNYDDVNRFCSELIGDPAGEGWGFVNVNLRPYYAEGSKTLAYEICEQLGWRLPDQIVVPIASGSQLTKIDKGLRELVGLGLVEDRPYRIFGAQAEGCSPVSAAFKAGHDVVRPQKPDTIAKSLAIGNPADGPYVLDIARRTGGAVEDVTDGQIVDAIKLLARTEGIFAETAGGVTVGVTRKLIEDGVLDPSLTTVVLNTGDGLKTLDAVAGTGLTATIRPNLDSFREAGLA, from the coding sequence ATGGCTGTGCAGACCGTTGCAAGCACCAGCACCACCACCGTCGACCTCGGCCCCGCCGCCGCCCTGAGCTGCCGCGAGTGCGGCCACCGGGTGCCGCTCGGCCCGGTGTTCGCCTGCGAGGAGTGTTTCGGCCCGCTGGAGATCGCCTACGACTTCTCCGCCTACGACGCCGAAGGGCTGCGCGCGCGCATCGAGGCGGGCCCCGCGAACATCTGGCGGTACGCGCCGCTGCTGCCGGTCCCGGCCGACGTGGCCGACAGGCCGAACATCAACCCCGGCTGGACCAAGCTCGTCAAGGCCGACAACCTCGCCCGCGAGCTGGGCGTGACCGGCGGGCTGTACGTGAAGGACGACTCCGGCAACCCGACGCACTCCTTCAAGGACCGGGTCGTCGCCCAGGCCCTGGAGGCCGCGCGCGCCTTCGGCTTCACCACCCTGTCCTGCTCCTCGACCGGCAACCTGGCCGGCGCGGTCGGTGCCGCCGCCGCCCGGGCCGGCCTGCGTTCCTGCGTGTTCATCCCGCACGACCTGGAGCAGGGCAAGGTCGTCATGGCCGCCGTCTACGGCGGCGAGCTGGTCGGCATCGAGGGCAACTACGACGACGTGAACCGCTTCTGCTCCGAGCTGATCGGCGACCCGGCCGGCGAGGGCTGGGGCTTCGTCAACGTCAACCTGCGGCCGTACTACGCGGAGGGGTCCAAGACCCTGGCGTACGAGATCTGCGAGCAGCTCGGCTGGCGGCTGCCGGACCAGATCGTCGTCCCGATCGCCTCCGGCTCCCAGCTCACGAAGATCGACAAGGGTCTGCGGGAGCTGGTCGGGCTGGGACTGGTCGAGGACCGGCCGTACAGGATCTTCGGGGCGCAGGCCGAGGGCTGCTCGCCGGTGTCGGCGGCCTTCAAGGCCGGGCACGACGTGGTCCGCCCGCAGAAGCCGGACACCATCGCCAAGTCCCTCGCCATCGGCAACCCGGCCGACGGGCCGTACGTGCTGGACATCGCGCGCCGCACGGGCGGCGCGGTGGAGGACGTGACGGACGGGCAGATCGTCGACGCGATCAAGCTGCTCGCCCGCACCGAGGGCATCTTCGCCGAGACGGCCGGCGGCGTGACCGTGGGCGTGACCCGCAAGCTGATCGAGGACGGCGTGCTGGACCCGTCGCTCACCACGGTCGTCCTCAACACCGGTGACGGCCTCAAGACCCTCGACGCGGTGGCCGGCACCGGCCTCACCGCCACCATCCGCCCGAACCTGGACTCCTTCCGAGAGGCTGGCCTCGCATGA
- the nagA gene encoding N-acetylglucosamine-6-phosphate deacetylase yields the protein MLTGARVVLPTGTVQDGRVIVEGARIAATAPENARVTDVSGHWLIPGFVDIHNHGGGGASFSGTADDVLTALRTHRLHGTTTLVASTVTDEMDLLVRQAGLLSELAEQGDIAGIHFEGPFISPCRKGAHSEALLRDPDPAEVRKLIDAARGRAKMVTLATELPGGIDSVRLLAEHGVIAAVGHTDAGYEQTVEAIDAGATVATHLFNAMPALGHRSPGPVAALLEDERVTVELINDGTHLHPAALQLAFHHAGPSRVAFITDAMDAAGSGDGRYMLGPLEVEVSEGVARLVDGGSIAGSTLTLDRAFKRAVTVDGLPVEHAVAALCANPARLLGLADRVGSLEPGRDADLLLLDDAFDLKGVMRRGEWVLPPRLP from the coding sequence GTGCTCACCGGTGCGAGGGTGGTCCTCCCCACCGGTACGGTGCAGGACGGCCGCGTGATCGTCGAGGGCGCGCGGATCGCGGCCACCGCCCCCGAGAACGCCCGCGTCACCGACGTGAGCGGCCACTGGCTGATCCCCGGCTTCGTGGACATCCACAACCACGGCGGCGGCGGAGCCTCCTTCTCCGGTACGGCCGACGACGTGTTGACCGCCCTGCGCACGCACCGCCTGCACGGCACCACCACCCTGGTCGCCTCCACCGTCACCGACGAGATGGACCTGCTGGTCAGGCAGGCCGGGCTGCTGAGCGAGCTGGCCGAGCAGGGCGACATCGCGGGCATCCACTTCGAGGGCCCGTTCATCTCGCCGTGCCGCAAGGGAGCCCACTCCGAGGCGCTGCTGCGCGACCCGGACCCGGCCGAGGTCCGCAAGTTGATCGACGCGGCGCGCGGCCGGGCGAAGATGGTCACCCTCGCCACCGAGCTGCCGGGCGGCATCGACTCCGTGCGGCTGCTCGCGGAGCACGGCGTGATCGCCGCGGTCGGGCACACGGACGCCGGCTACGAGCAGACGGTCGAGGCCATCGACGCGGGCGCCACGGTCGCCACCCACCTCTTCAACGCCATGCCCGCCCTCGGCCACCGCTCCCCCGGCCCCGTCGCCGCCCTGCTGGAGGACGAGCGGGTCACCGTCGAGCTGATCAACGACGGCACGCACCTGCACCCGGCCGCCCTCCAGTTGGCGTTCCACCACGCGGGCCCCTCCCGGGTGGCGTTCATCACGGACGCGATGGACGCGGCCGGCAGCGGCGACGGCCGCTACATGCTCGGCCCGCTGGAGGTCGAGGTCAGCGAGGGCGTGGCCCGCCTGGTGGACGGCGGCTCGATCGCGGGCTCCACGCTCACCCTGGACCGCGCCTTCAAGCGGGCGGTGACCGTCGACGGGCTGCCCGTGGAACACGCGGTCGCCGCCCTGTGCGCCAACCCGGCCCGCCTGCTCGGCCTCGCCGACCGCGTCGGCTCGCTGGAGCCCGGCAGGGACGCCGACCTGCTCCTGCTGGACGACGCCTTCGACCTCAAGGGCGTGATGCGGCGGGGCGAATGGGTGCTCCCGCCCCGACTGCCCTGA
- the groL gene encoding chaperonin GroEL (60 kDa chaperone family; promotes refolding of misfolded polypeptides especially under stressful conditions; forms two stacked rings of heptamers to form a barrel-shaped 14mer; ends can be capped by GroES; misfolded proteins enter the barrel where they are refolded when GroES binds): MAKIIAFDEEARRGLERGMNQLADAVKVTLGPKGRNVVLEKKWGAPTITNDGVSIAKEIELEDPYEKIGAELVKEVAKKTDDVAGDGTTTATVLAQALVKEGLRNVAAGANPMALKRGIEKAVEAVSAALLEQAKDVETKEQIASTASISAADTQIGELIAEAMDKVGKEGVITVEESNTFGLELELTEGMRFDKGYISAYFATDMERMEAVLEDPYILIANSKISSVKDLLPLLEKVMQSGKPLLIIAEDVEGEALSTLVVNKIRGTFKSVAVKAPGFGDRRKAMLGDIAILTGGEVISEEVGLKLENATLDLLGRARKVVITKDETTIVDGAGSSEQVNGRVNQIRAEIENSDSDYDREKLQERLAKLAGGVAVIKAGAATEVELKERKHRIEDAVRNAKAAVEEGIVAGGGVALLQASQVFEKLELEGDEATGANAVRIALEAPLKQIAVNAGLEGGVVVEKVRNLTPGHGLNAATGDYVDLVAEGIIDPAKVTRSALQNAASIAALFLTTEAVIADKPEKAAAPAGGGMPGGDMDF; encoded by the coding sequence ATGGCCAAGATCATCGCGTTCGACGAGGAGGCGCGGCGCGGCCTCGAGCGCGGCATGAACCAGCTCGCGGACGCCGTGAAGGTGACGCTCGGCCCCAAGGGCCGCAACGTCGTCCTCGAGAAGAAGTGGGGCGCCCCCACGATCACCAACGATGGTGTCTCCATCGCCAAGGAGATCGAACTCGAGGACCCGTACGAGAAGATCGGCGCCGAGCTGGTCAAGGAAGTCGCCAAGAAGACGGACGACGTCGCCGGCGACGGTACGACCACCGCGACCGTGCTCGCCCAGGCCCTGGTCAAGGAGGGCCTGCGCAACGTCGCCGCCGGTGCCAACCCGATGGCTCTGAAGCGCGGTATCGAGAAGGCCGTCGAGGCCGTCTCCGCCGCCCTGCTGGAGCAGGCGAAGGACGTCGAGACCAAGGAGCAGATCGCCTCCACCGCGTCCATCTCCGCCGCCGACACCCAGATCGGCGAGCTGATCGCCGAGGCCATGGACAAGGTCGGCAAGGAAGGCGTCATCACCGTCGAGGAGTCCAACACCTTCGGTCTGGAGCTGGAGCTCACCGAGGGCATGCGCTTCGACAAGGGCTACATCTCCGCCTACTTCGCGACCGACATGGAGCGCATGGAGGCGGTGCTGGAGGACCCGTACATCCTCATCGCCAACTCCAAGATCTCCTCGGTCAAGGACCTGCTCCCGCTGCTGGAGAAGGTCATGCAGTCGGGCAAGCCGCTGCTGATCATCGCCGAGGACGTCGAGGGCGAGGCCCTGTCGACCCTGGTCGTCAACAAGATCCGCGGCACCTTCAAGTCCGTCGCCGTCAAGGCCCCGGGCTTCGGCGACCGCCGCAAGGCCATGCTCGGCGACATCGCCATCCTCACGGGCGGCGAGGTCATCTCCGAGGAGGTCGGCCTCAAGCTGGAGAACGCGACCCTGGACCTCCTGGGCCGCGCCCGCAAGGTCGTCATCACCAAGGACGAGACCACCATCGTCGACGGTGCCGGCTCCTCCGAGCAGGTCAACGGCCGCGTCAACCAGATCCGCGCCGAGATCGAGAACAGCGACTCCGACTACGACCGCGAGAAGCTGCAGGAGCGCCTGGCCAAGCTCGCCGGCGGTGTCGCGGTCATCAAGGCCGGTGCCGCCACCGAGGTGGAGCTCAAGGAGCGCAAGCACCGCATCGAGGACGCCGTCCGCAACGCCAAGGCGGCCGTCGAGGAGGGCATCGTCGCCGGTGGTGGCGTGGCCCTGCTGCAGGCCTCCCAGGTCTTCGAGAAGCTGGAGCTCGAGGGTGACGAGGCGACCGGCGCCAACGCCGTGCGCATCGCGCTGGAGGCCCCGCTGAAGCAGATCGCCGTCAACGCCGGCCTCGAGGGCGGTGTCGTGGTGGAGAAGGTGCGCAACCTGACCCCGGGCCACGGCCTGAACGCCGCGACCGGCGACTACGTCGACCTGGTCGCCGAGGGCATCATCGACCCGGCGAAGGTGACCCGTTCCGCGCTGCAGAACGCCGCCTCCATCGCCGCGCTGTTCCTCACCACCGAGGCCGTCATCGCCGACAAGCCGGAGAAGGCCGCCGCGCCGGCCGGCGGCGGCATGCCGGGCGGTGACATGGACTTCTGA
- a CDS encoding extracellular solute-binding protein, producing the protein MVSALGMTAVLGGCGSTASSGVTLKLVAADYGDLPANSSKKYWDALVGAYEAEHPGVRVQVSVYPWKDVDREVEEMVDAGHAPDLAQTDTYADYAAAGELYPASDLLPIRTQADFVEQLAEAGQWNHTQYGIPFAASTRVLFYNKTLFAEAGITPPTDWAELAADAAALKAEGVPYPYALPLGPEEAQAETMQWLLGGGGDYTDDIGSYTIDSDQNVRTFTWLKDELVDKGLTGPVAPGRLNRADAFAAFADGRVGMLDGHPALAQQAAKKGVKFGMVPVPGRTGGAGVPLGVTDWITGFRQNGHAEQIGDFLNYVYAKKNVLGFCRRYGLLPVTASASFAMSTSDTEPDKSLRPFLRQLPTSEMYPVGKSTWAAVSAAVKKEIGDAVAPGNSPSAVLTRLQAAAAAADSTAAAGG; encoded by the coding sequence GTGGTGTCCGCGCTGGGCATGACGGCGGTGCTCGGGGGCTGTGGGAGCACGGCGTCCTCCGGCGTGACGCTCAAACTGGTCGCCGCCGACTACGGCGACTTACCGGCGAACAGCTCCAAGAAGTACTGGGACGCCCTGGTCGGGGCGTACGAGGCCGAGCACCCCGGCGTGCGGGTCCAGGTCAGCGTCTACCCCTGGAAGGACGTCGACCGCGAGGTCGAGGAGATGGTCGACGCCGGTCACGCCCCCGACCTGGCGCAGACGGACACCTACGCCGACTACGCGGCGGCGGGCGAGCTGTACCCGGCCTCCGACCTGCTCCCCATCCGCACCCAGGCGGACTTCGTCGAGCAGCTCGCCGAAGCCGGCCAGTGGAACCACACGCAGTACGGCATCCCGTTCGCCGCCTCCACCCGGGTCCTCTTCTACAACAAGACCCTGTTCGCCGAGGCCGGCATCACCCCGCCCACCGACTGGGCCGAGCTGGCCGCCGACGCCGCCGCGCTCAAGGCCGAGGGCGTGCCGTACCCGTACGCGCTGCCGCTCGGCCCCGAGGAGGCGCAGGCCGAGACCATGCAGTGGCTGCTGGGCGGTGGCGGCGACTACACCGACGACATCGGCTCCTACACCATCGACTCCGACCAGAACGTGCGGACCTTCACCTGGCTCAAGGACGAGCTGGTCGACAAGGGCCTGACCGGTCCGGTCGCCCCGGGCAGGCTCAACCGCGCGGACGCCTTCGCCGCCTTCGCCGACGGCAGGGTCGGCATGCTCGACGGGCACCCCGCGCTGGCGCAGCAGGCCGCGAAGAAGGGCGTGAAGTTCGGCATGGTCCCCGTGCCGGGCCGTACCGGTGGGGCCGGGGTGCCGCTGGGCGTCACCGACTGGATCACGGGCTTCCGGCAGAACGGGCACGCCGAGCAGATCGGCGACTTCCTCAACTACGTGTACGCGAAGAAGAACGTCCTCGGCTTCTGCCGCAGGTACGGGCTGCTGCCGGTCACCGCCTCCGCCTCCTTCGCCATGAGCACATCGGACACCGAACCGGACAAGAGCCTGCGGCCCTTCCTCCGCCAACTGCCCACCTCCGAGATGTACCCCGTCGGCAAGAGCACCTGGGCGGCGGTCAGCGCGGCCGTGAAGAAGGAGATCGGCGACGCCGTCGCCCCGGGCAACAGCCCGTCCGCCGTCCTGACCCGCCTCCAGGCGGCGGCCGCGGCCGCGGACAGCACCGCGGCCGCCGGGGGCTGA
- the otsB gene encoding trehalose-phosphatase, with protein MDSLPNPETKAGRDGLRALLAGPRGAVVGLDFDGTLAPIVADPEQARAHPGAVPALAALAPRVSSVAVITGRPAAVAVRNGGFAGVPGLEHLVVLGHYGAERWDAVTGTVSAPAPHPGVAAVRAGLPDLLERAGAARGTWIEEKGRAVAVHTRRAEDPQAAFEALRVPLANLATRHGLIVEPGRLVLELRPPGMDKGVALLDHVRATGAGCVLYAGDDLGDLPAFAAVEKLRSDGIPGLLVCSGSAEAPELSERADLVVDGPGGVVHLLSALAAAVGTSGG; from the coding sequence ATGGACTCTCTGCCGAACCCGGAGACCAAGGCCGGTCGGGACGGACTGCGGGCACTGCTCGCCGGACCCCGCGGCGCCGTGGTCGGACTCGACTTCGACGGCACGCTCGCCCCGATCGTCGCCGACCCCGAGCAGGCCCGCGCCCACCCCGGCGCCGTCCCCGCGCTCGCCGCCCTCGCCCCGCGGGTGTCCTCGGTCGCCGTGATCACCGGTCGGCCCGCCGCGGTCGCGGTGCGCAACGGCGGCTTCGCGGGCGTGCCCGGACTGGAGCACCTGGTGGTCCTCGGCCACTACGGCGCCGAACGCTGGGACGCCGTCACCGGCACGGTCAGCGCCCCCGCCCCGCACCCCGGGGTGGCCGCCGTCCGCGCCGGGCTGCCGGACCTGCTGGAGCGCGCCGGCGCCGCGCGGGGCACGTGGATCGAGGAGAAGGGGCGGGCCGTGGCGGTCCACACCCGCCGCGCCGAGGACCCGCAGGCCGCCTTCGAGGCCCTGCGCGTCCCCCTCGCCAACCTCGCCACCCGGCACGGCCTGATCGTCGAACCGGGCCGCCTGGTCCTGGAACTGCGCCCGCCGGGCATGGACAAGGGCGTCGCCCTGCTCGACCACGTCCGCGCCACCGGCGCCGGGTGCGTCCTCTACGCCGGCGACGACCTCGGTGACCTCCCGGCCTTCGCGGCCGTGGAGAAACTCCGCTCCGACGGCATCCCGGGCCTGTTGGTCTGCAGCGGCAGCGCGGAGGCCCCGGAACTGTCCGAACGCGCCGACCTGGTGGTCGACGGCCCCGGGGGAGTCGTCCACCTGCTCTCCGCGCTGGCGGCGGCCGTCGGCACGTCCGGCGGGTGA
- a CDS encoding cold-shock protein: MAQGTVKWFNAEKGYGFIAVDGGADVFVHYSAIQMDGYRTLEEGQRVEFEISQGQKGPQADMVRVTA, translated from the coding sequence ATGGCTCAGGGCACCGTCAAGTGGTTCAACGCGGAGAAGGGCTACGGCTTCATCGCGGTCGACGGTGGTGCGGACGTCTTCGTCCATTACAGCGCCATTCAGATGGACGGCTACCGCACCCTGGAAGAGGGCCAGCGGGTCGAGTTCGAGATCTCGCAGGGTCAGAAGGGCCCGCAGGCCGACATGGTTCGCGTCACCGCCTGA
- a CDS encoding ROK family protein: MRHVIALDVGGTGMKAALVGDDGALLHRARRATGRERGPGAVVEGILDFAAELRAHGVEHYGEPAAAAGVAVPGIVDEEHGTAVYAANLGWRDVPLRALLAERLGVPVALGHDVRTGGLAEGRIGAGRGADRFLFVPLGTGIAGAIGLDGRVEAGAHGFAGEIGHVVVRPGGIPCPCGQRGCLERYASASAVGEAWAAARGDVRADAAGCARAASAGDPDAVRVWREAVDALADGLITALTLLDPRTLIIGGGLAEAGEVLFRPLRDAVRQRVTFQKTPTIVPAALGDTAGCLGAGLLARDLLTTTPTTAEVST, from the coding sequence GTGAGACATGTCATCGCCCTGGACGTGGGCGGTACCGGTATGAAGGCCGCCCTCGTCGGGGACGACGGCGCGCTGCTGCACCGCGCCCGCCGGGCTACCGGCCGCGAACGCGGACCCGGCGCGGTGGTGGAGGGCATCCTCGACTTCGCCGCCGAACTGCGCGCCCACGGCGTGGAGCACTACGGCGAACCGGCCGCCGCGGCCGGCGTCGCGGTCCCCGGCATCGTCGACGAGGAGCACGGCACCGCCGTCTACGCGGCCAACCTCGGCTGGCGGGACGTCCCCCTGCGCGCCCTGCTCGCCGAACGGCTCGGCGTCCCCGTCGCCCTCGGCCACGACGTGCGCACCGGCGGGCTCGCCGAGGGGCGGATCGGCGCGGGCAGGGGCGCCGACCGGTTCCTGTTCGTGCCGCTCGGCACCGGGATCGCCGGCGCCATCGGCCTGGACGGGCGGGTGGAGGCGGGCGCGCACGGCTTCGCGGGCGAGATCGGCCACGTCGTCGTGCGGCCCGGCGGGATCCCGTGCCCCTGCGGGCAGCGCGGCTGCCTGGAGCGGTACGCCTCCGCGTCCGCCGTCGGCGAGGCGTGGGCAGCGGCCCGCGGGGACGTGCGGGCGGACGCGGCCGGCTGCGCCCGGGCCGCGTCCGCCGGCGACCCGGACGCCGTGCGGGTGTGGCGGGAGGCGGTGGACGCGCTCGCCGACGGGCTGATCACCGCGCTCACCCTGCTGGACCCGCGCACGCTGATCATCGGTGGCGGACTGGCCGAAGCGGGGGAAGTGCTGTTCCGGCCCCTGCGGGACGCCGTCCGGCAACGGGTCACCTTCCAGAAGACGCCCACCATCGTCCCCGCCGCCCTCGGCGACACCGCCGGCTGCCTGGGCGCGGGGCTGCTCGCGCGCGACCTGCTGACGACCACCCCTACGACCGCGGAGGTAAGCACCTGA
- a CDS encoding DUF3263 domain-containing protein, translated as MELGSREEAILALERRGFPGPGAKERAIREELGLAPVRYYQLLNALLDDARALALDPVTVNRLRRVREARRAER; from the coding sequence ATGGAACTGGGCAGCCGCGAAGAGGCCATCCTCGCCCTGGAGCGCCGGGGCTTTCCCGGCCCCGGCGCGAAGGAACGGGCGATACGCGAGGAGCTGGGACTGGCCCCGGTCCGCTACTACCAACTCCTCAACGCCCTGCTGGACGACGCGCGGGCGCTCGCGCTGGACCCGGTGACGGTGAACCGGCTGCGCCGGGTGCGCGAGGCACGGCGGGCGGAGCGCTGA
- a CDS encoding glucosyl-3-phosphoglycerate synthase, translated as MLQEVERWLATRSWSVADRPLHRILAAKQRTGQSVSVVLPALNEEGTVGDIVAVIRHDLMRQVPLVDELVVVDSGSTDRTFEVAAAAGARVVHRDAVLPRIPALPGKGEVLWRSLLVTGGDIVCFIDADLKEFSSDFVSGIVGPLLTDPDVDLVKGMYDRPLGGAAGQGGRVTELMARPLLNMHWPQLAGFVQPLGGEYAARRSLLERLPFPVGYGVELGMLVDALHLVGLDALAQVDVGVRKHRHQDGQALGRMAAAIYRTAQLRLARGHLIRPALTQFERGEDGFEPRTHSVDTEERPPMAEIAEYAARRVA; from the coding sequence GTGCTGCAAGAAGTCGAGCGCTGGCTGGCCACCCGCTCCTGGTCCGTGGCCGACCGCCCGCTGCACCGGATCCTGGCCGCCAAGCAGCGCACCGGGCAGTCCGTCTCCGTCGTCCTGCCCGCGCTCAACGAGGAGGGGACGGTCGGCGACATCGTCGCCGTCATCCGCCACGACCTCATGCGGCAGGTCCCGCTGGTCGACGAGCTCGTCGTCGTCGACTCCGGGTCCACCGACCGCACCTTCGAGGTCGCCGCCGCCGCCGGGGCGCGGGTCGTCCACCGCGACGCCGTCCTGCCCCGCATACCCGCCCTCCCCGGCAAGGGCGAGGTGCTCTGGCGCTCGCTGCTGGTCACCGGCGGGGACATCGTCTGCTTCATCGACGCCGACCTGAAGGAGTTCTCCTCCGACTTCGTCTCCGGGATCGTCGGCCCGCTGCTCACCGACCCGGACGTGGACCTGGTCAAGGGCATGTACGACCGCCCGCTCGGCGGCGCGGCCGGCCAGGGCGGCCGGGTCACCGAACTGATGGCCCGCCCGCTGCTGAACATGCACTGGCCGCAACTGGCCGGCTTCGTGCAGCCGCTGGGCGGCGAGTACGCGGCCCGCCGCTCCCTGCTGGAGCGGCTGCCGTTCCCGGTGGGCTACGGCGTGGAGCTGGGCATGCTGGTGGACGCGCTGCACCTGGTGGGGCTCGACGCGCTGGCCCAGGTGGACGTGGGGGTGCGCAAGCACCGGCACCAGGACGGGCAGGCGCTCGGCCGGATGGCGGCGGCCATCTACCGCACCGCCCAGCTGCGGCTGGCCCGCGGGCACCTCATCCGCCCGGCCCTGACCCAGTTCGAGCGGGGCGAGGACGGTTTCGAACCGCGCACCCACTCCGTGGACACCGAGGAGCGGCCGCCGATGGCGGAGATCGCGGAGTACGCGGCGCGCCGGGTGGCGTGA
- a CDS encoding trehalose-6-phosphate synthase has product MASTHAAEVLVASNRGPVSYELQEDGSLHAKRGGGGLVSGLSAIGPDTDAVWVCAALGDGDRAAVRRAGGGLLPAEETGGQRVRMLDVDAAVHADAYNGIANSVLWFVHHLLYQTPLEPVFDAEFRRQWASYRAYNQAFAEALAEEAAEGAAVLIQDYHLALAPRMLRRLRPDLRIGHFSHTPWAPPDYFRLLPDDIAAELLTGVLGADRAAFLTRRWADAFTACCHAVLGPGTPSGTRIGVHGLGADADFLRERAHRPDVDERMAALREEIGEGRRTIVRVDRTELSKNIVRGLLAYRELLDTRPEWRERVVHVAFAYPSRQDLAVYRDYTAEVQRVAQEINSAYGTPGWTPVVLHVKDDFARSLAAYRLADVALVNPIRDGMNLVAKEVPVLSDGSCVLVLSREAGAYEELGEDAIAVNPYDVTGTAEALHEALTLPEAERAERCKRLAAAATSLPPAQWFLDQLHALTEQPG; this is encoded by the coding sequence ATGGCTTCCACGCACGCTGCTGAGGTGCTGGTCGCGTCCAACCGCGGCCCGGTTTCGTACGAGCTCCAGGAGGACGGCTCGCTGCACGCCAAACGCGGCGGCGGCGGACTGGTCTCCGGGCTGTCGGCCATCGGGCCGGACACGGACGCGGTCTGGGTGTGCGCCGCGCTCGGCGACGGCGACCGCGCGGCCGTCCGGCGCGCCGGGGGCGGCCTGCTGCCGGCCGAGGAGACCGGCGGGCAGCGGGTGCGGATGCTCGACGTCGACGCGGCCGTGCACGCCGACGCCTACAACGGCATCGCCAACTCGGTGCTCTGGTTCGTCCACCACCTGCTGTACCAGACCCCGCTGGAGCCGGTCTTCGACGCGGAGTTCCGCCGCCAGTGGGCGTCGTACCGGGCCTACAACCAGGCGTTCGCCGAGGCGCTGGCCGAGGAGGCCGCCGAGGGGGCGGCGGTGCTCATCCAGGACTACCACCTGGCCCTCGCCCCCCGGATGCTCCGCCGGCTCCGCCCCGACCTGCGCATCGGCCACTTCTCGCACACCCCGTGGGCCCCGCCGGACTACTTCCGGCTGCTGCCCGACGACATCGCGGCCGAGCTGCTGACCGGTGTCCTGGGCGCGGACCGGGCGGCGTTCCTGACCCGCCGGTGGGCGGACGCCTTCACGGCGTGCTGCCACGCGGTGCTCGGCCCGGGCACCCCCTCGGGCACCCGGATCGGGGTGCACGGGCTGGGTGCGGACGCGGACTTCCTGCGGGAGCGGGCGCACCGGCCGGACGTGGACGAGCGGATGGCCGCGCTCCGGGAGGAGATCGGCGAGGGCCGCCGCACGATCGTCCGGGTGGACCGCACCGAACTGTCCAAGAACATCGTGCGGGGGCTGCTGGCCTACCGGGAGCTGCTGGACACCCGCCCCGAGTGGCGCGAACGGGTGGTGCACGTGGCGTTCGCCTACCCCTCCCGGCAGGACCTCGCGGTGTACCGCGACTACACGGCCGAGGTGCAGCGGGTGGCGCAGGAGATCAACTCCGCGTACGGCACGCCCGGCTGGACGCCGGTGGTGCTGCACGTCAAGGACGACTTCGCGCGCTCCCTGGCCGCCTACCGGCTCGCGGACGTGGCTCTGGTCAACCCGATCCGGGACGGCATGAACCTGGTCGCCAAGGAGGTGCCGGTCCTCTCCGACGGGAGCTGCGTCCTGGTGCTGTCGCGGGAGGCGGGGGCGTACGAGGAGCTGGGCGAGGACGCGATCGCGGTGAACCCGTACGACGTCACGGGTACGGCCGAGGCGCTGCACGAGGCGCTGACCCTGCCGGAGGCCGAGCGCGCGGAACGCTGCAAGAGGCTGGCCGCGGCGGCCACCTCCCTGCCCCCGGCCCAGTGGTTCCTGGACCAGCTGCACGCCCTGACCGAACAGCCCGGCTGA
- a CDS encoding MoaD/ThiS family protein has translation MSVTVRIPTILRTYTGGRAEVTADGATLAEVIEDLEKNHTGIAARVLDDQGKLRRFVNVYVNDDDVRFEQGLRTATPDGAGVSIIPAVAGG, from the coding sequence ATGAGCGTGACCGTTCGCATCCCCACCATCCTGCGCACCTACACCGGTGGCCGGGCCGAGGTCACCGCCGACGGCGCGACCCTGGCGGAGGTCATCGAGGACCTGGAGAAGAACCACACCGGCATCGCCGCCCGGGTGCTGGACGACCAGGGCAAGCTGCGCCGTTTCGTCAACGTCTACGTCAACGACGACGACGTGCGCTTCGAGCAGGGCCTGCGGACCGCCACCCCCGACGGCGCCGGCGTCTCCATCATTCCGGCCGTCGCCGGCGGCTGA